A window of the Anoplolepis gracilipes chromosome 11, ASM4749672v1, whole genome shotgun sequence genome harbors these coding sequences:
- the Jef gene encoding major facilitator superfamily domain-containing protein 6 isoform X1: MQNYGHEDYYGASNDASNVEPTSRVLPQVPSARPMVDPQAEGEVDPTAYPQPKEATHKIRGKSDILEYLFGAVDQELLTVKTFYFFFYSAFGSLFPLMGVYFKQMGMNAGQCGLLIGLRPFIEFLSAPFWGSLADRWQKGKLILLASLSCWIIFTLPLGFVQPPPTSCMVRSNDTYYLEASSREQRIVKRSTDLDELYYPENKEEYLEIASNVVFERLRRSTDDNEILDYTKKPNSLKELNMFETLFDVGKNDITSFNNDGSIAYDLENNRVKRQISLTDKSNMENVRYLVLEDDVDSDSKTIDLESLQKKNRPADILEYKRFMKNEQIMDRAVPKKAHVRTKTRVKPPPEKIMVKRDVEKKLTFLNNIKINDDEEESEGSMDMPLMRSRRSIRTLHGTIFGQNQLSPLSVTYAANYNEKENKGWVKPLFSSIVYRLPDIQKTFFLLLLLVVVGEFFSAPAITLADSAVITLLGEDADRYGHQRMFGSLGWGLAMFFVGIALDHSTAFPDHPCKPDEREKNYTICFAIFSVLMGAALITATQINFKYESTEYPQEVMGPAEPTQEEKLQSQLSQQLNLPGLQDSSAAVDPKPQPPEGKTKMFAQTTREIPEWVTVLKQFKDLKCASFLFVAWFMGFGIGLIFTFLFWHLQDYGGSPTLFGVASVINHISEIFAYFFSFKLIRQIGHVKVLCLGLGGNILRFLYISWLRNPWWVLPFEFIQGITHAAVWAACCSYIAHNTPSQLRSSAQGVLQGLHHGLGRGCGAVIGGMFVAAYGTTATFRAYGLICIIVLAVFVFINFYRKDTGFVSELPQTEDPHQVAEATHLAPHGVPSNAIPRALSSTRLHELANQDAGYGATYQTAGGNLAVPGANGGPGNPTNPFLNGGGGGEGGYNYGMTGKGEDEYIRRSFQIYNEVVGREFDVVKPTIQLHAQQPCTNPFHQHDYDW, from the exons ATGCAGAACTATGGACACGAGGATTACTATGGAGCATCGAACGATGCATCCAATGTGGAACCAACAAGTAGGGTTCTCCCTCAAGTTCCGAGCGCTAGACCGATGGTGGATCCGCAAGCCGAGGGTGAGGTCGACCCTACCGCGTATCCTCAACCGAAGGAAGCCACGCATAAGATACGCGGCAAGAGCGATATCTTGGAGTATCTCTTCGGCGCCGTCGATCAAGAACTCCTTACCGTGAAGACTTTCTACTTTTTCTTCTACTCGGCCTTCGGTTCTTTGTTTCCGCTTATGGGAGTATATTTTAAGCAAATGGGTATGAACGCCGGACAGTGCGGTCTTCTCATTGGTCTTAGGCCATTTATCGAGTTTCTCAGCGCTCCTTTTTGGGGATCCTTGGCCGACAG ATGGCAAAAAGGCAAACTTATTCTATTAGCTTCTCTTTCTTGCTGGATTATTTTCACTCTACCATTGGGTTTCGTTCAGCCACCACCAACTTCTTGCATGGTTAGATCAAATGATACTTATTATCTGGAAGCATCCAGTAGAGAACAAAGAATTGTAAAAAGATCGACCGATTtggatgaattatattatcctgaaaataaagaagagtATCTGGAGATTGCGTCTAACGTCGTCTTTGAAAGATTACGACGAAGTACAgatgataatgaaatattagattatacGAAAAAACCAAATTCTTTGAAAGAACTTAATATGTTCGAAACGCTTTTTGACGTcggaaaaaatgatattacaaGTTTCAATAATGACGGTTCTATTGCATATGATTTGGAAAACAACAGAGTCAAGAGACAAATATCTCTCACGGATAAAAGCAACATGGAAAATGTTAGATATTTAGTACTGGAAGATGATGTCGATTCAGATTCAAAGACAATCGATTTGGAGTcattgcaaaagaaaaatcgtCCAGCCGATATCTTGGAGTATAAACGTTTCATGAag aatgaaCAAATAATGGATAGAGCAGTTCCAAAGAAAGCTCATGTTCGTACTAAGACACGTGTGAAACCTCCACCGGAAAAAATAATGGTCAAACGAGACGTAGAAAAGAAGCTAACATTTTTGaacaatatcaaaattaatgacGATGAGGAGGAAAGCGAAGGAAGTATGGATATGCCATTAATGAGAAGTCGCAGAAGCATAAGAACGCTTCATGGCACGATTTTTGGACAGAATCAATTGTCTCCTTTATCAGTTACTTATGCTGCCAATTATAacgaaaaggaaaataaaggCTGGGTGAAACCACTCTTTAGTTCCATAGTTTATAGATTACCG gatATTCAAAAAACCTTCTTTCTTCTGCTATTGTTGGTAGTAGTcggagaatttttttctgcacCTGCTATAACTTTAGCTGATTCAGCTGTTATCACTTTACTTGGTGAAGATGCTGATAg ATATGGCCATCAGCGGATGTTTGGAAGTCTTGGATGGGGTTTGGCTATGTTCTTTGTTGGAATTGCTCTTGATCATAGCACTGCATTTCCGGATCACCCTTGTAAACctgatgaaagagaaaaaaattatacaatttgttTTGCAATATTCAGCGTTTTAATGGGTGCCGCACTAATAACAGCGAcgcaaattaatttcaagtatGAATCTACTGAGTATCCACaa gaAGTGATGGGTCCAGCTGAGCCAACGCAGGAAGAAAAACTGCAAAGTCAATTGTCTCAGCAGCTTAATCTTCCTGGACTTCAAGATTCTTCCGCTGCTGTAGATCCTAAACCTCAACCTCCCGAAGGAAAG actAAAATGTTTGCACAAACCACACGAGAAATACCAGAATGGGTGACAGTGTTGAAACAATTCAAGGATTTGAAATGTGCCTCATTTCTTTTCGTCGCGTGGTTTATGGGATTTGGCATAGGATTGATCTTCACTTTCCTTTTCTGGCATCTTCAAGATTACGGTGGTTCACCAACTCTGTTTGGCGTTGCATCAGTAATCAATCACATTTCCGAAATCTTCGCATACTTTTTCAGTTTTAAACTTATTCGACAGATCGGACATGTAAAG GTATTGTGTTTGGGTCTAGGCGGAAATATACTTCGATTCCTTTATATATCTTGGCTTAGAAATCCATGGTGGGTATTGCCCTTCGAGTTCATTCAGGGTATTACACATGCGGCTGTATGGGCGGCATGCTGTAGTTACATCGCCCATAATACACCATCACAGTTACGTTCGAGCGCACAGGGTGTTCTTCAGGGACTTCATCATGGGCTTGGAAGAGGATGCGGTGCGGTAATTGGTGGCATGTTTGTCGCAGCTTatg GTACGACTGCAACTTTCCGAGCGTACGGTCTCATTTGCATCATTGTCCTAGCAGTATTTGTCTTCATCAATTTCTATAGAAAAGATACTGGTTTTGTATCTGAGTTACCGCAAACGGAAGATCCGCATCAAGTAGCCGAAGCTACTCATTTAGCACCACATGGTGTACCGAGTAATGCTATACCTAGAGCCCTAAGTTCTACCCGCTTACATGAACTAGCTAATCAAGATGCAGGTTACGGTGCTACTTATCAAACTGCTGGTGGGAATCTGGCCGTACCCGGTGCTAATGGAG GTCCTGGCAATCCAACAAACCCATTCTTAAATGGCGGAGGTGGCGGCGAAGGTGGATATAATTACGGTATGACTGGCAAAGGAGAGGACGAGTATATTCGTAGGAGCTTCCAG ATCTACAATGAAGTGGTGGGTAGGGAATTCGATGTCGTAAAACCAACTATTCAACTACATGCCCAACAACCATGCACCAATCCTTTTCATCAACACGACTACGACTGGTAA
- the Jef gene encoding major facilitator superfamily domain-containing protein 6 isoform X2, with the protein MQNYGHEDYYGASNDASNVEPTSRVLPQVPSARPMVDPQAEGEVDPTAYPQPKEATHKIRGKSDILEYLFGAVDQELLTVKTFYFFFYSAFGSLFPLMGVYFKQMGMNAGQCGLLIGLRPFIEFLSAPFWGSLADRWQKGKLILLASLSCWIIFTLPLGFVQPPPTSCMVRSNDTYYLEASSREQRIVKRSTDLDELYYPENKEEYLEIASNVVFERLRRSTDDNEILDYTKKPNSLKELNMFETLFDVGKNDITSFNNDGSIAYDLENNRVKRQISLTDKSNMENVRYLVLEDDVDSDSKTIDLESLQKKNRPADILEYKRFMKNEQIMDRAVPKKAHVRTKTRVKPPPEKIMVKRDVEKKLTFLNNIKINDDEEESEGSMDMPLMRSRRSIRTLHGTIFGQNQLSPLSVTYAANYNEKENKGWVKPLFSSIVYRLPDIQKTFFLLLLLVVVGEFFSAPAITLADSAVITLLGEDADRYGHQRMFGSLGWGLAMFFVGIALDHSTAFPDHPCKPDEREKNYTICFAIFSVLMGAALITATQINFKYESTEYPQEVMGPAEPTQEEKLQSQLSQQLNLPGLQDSSAAVDPKPQPPEGKTKMFAQTTREIPEWVTVLKQFKDLKCASFLFVAWFMGFGIGLIFTFLFWHLQDYGGSPTLFGVASVINHISEIFAYFFSFKLIRQIGHVKVLCLGLGGNILRFLYISWLRNPWWVLPFEFIQGITHAAVWAACCSYIAHNTPSQLRSSAQGVLQGLHHGLGRGCGAVIGGMFVAAYGTTATFRAYGLICIIVLAVFVFINFYRKDTGFVSELPQTEDPHQVAEATHLAPHGVPSNAIPRALSSTRLHELANQDAGYGATYQTAGGNLAVPGANGGPGNPTNPFLNGGGGGEGGYNYDLQ; encoded by the exons ATGCAGAACTATGGACACGAGGATTACTATGGAGCATCGAACGATGCATCCAATGTGGAACCAACAAGTAGGGTTCTCCCTCAAGTTCCGAGCGCTAGACCGATGGTGGATCCGCAAGCCGAGGGTGAGGTCGACCCTACCGCGTATCCTCAACCGAAGGAAGCCACGCATAAGATACGCGGCAAGAGCGATATCTTGGAGTATCTCTTCGGCGCCGTCGATCAAGAACTCCTTACCGTGAAGACTTTCTACTTTTTCTTCTACTCGGCCTTCGGTTCTTTGTTTCCGCTTATGGGAGTATATTTTAAGCAAATGGGTATGAACGCCGGACAGTGCGGTCTTCTCATTGGTCTTAGGCCATTTATCGAGTTTCTCAGCGCTCCTTTTTGGGGATCCTTGGCCGACAG ATGGCAAAAAGGCAAACTTATTCTATTAGCTTCTCTTTCTTGCTGGATTATTTTCACTCTACCATTGGGTTTCGTTCAGCCACCACCAACTTCTTGCATGGTTAGATCAAATGATACTTATTATCTGGAAGCATCCAGTAGAGAACAAAGAATTGTAAAAAGATCGACCGATTtggatgaattatattatcctgaaaataaagaagagtATCTGGAGATTGCGTCTAACGTCGTCTTTGAAAGATTACGACGAAGTACAgatgataatgaaatattagattatacGAAAAAACCAAATTCTTTGAAAGAACTTAATATGTTCGAAACGCTTTTTGACGTcggaaaaaatgatattacaaGTTTCAATAATGACGGTTCTATTGCATATGATTTGGAAAACAACAGAGTCAAGAGACAAATATCTCTCACGGATAAAAGCAACATGGAAAATGTTAGATATTTAGTACTGGAAGATGATGTCGATTCAGATTCAAAGACAATCGATTTGGAGTcattgcaaaagaaaaatcgtCCAGCCGATATCTTGGAGTATAAACGTTTCATGAag aatgaaCAAATAATGGATAGAGCAGTTCCAAAGAAAGCTCATGTTCGTACTAAGACACGTGTGAAACCTCCACCGGAAAAAATAATGGTCAAACGAGACGTAGAAAAGAAGCTAACATTTTTGaacaatatcaaaattaatgacGATGAGGAGGAAAGCGAAGGAAGTATGGATATGCCATTAATGAGAAGTCGCAGAAGCATAAGAACGCTTCATGGCACGATTTTTGGACAGAATCAATTGTCTCCTTTATCAGTTACTTATGCTGCCAATTATAacgaaaaggaaaataaaggCTGGGTGAAACCACTCTTTAGTTCCATAGTTTATAGATTACCG gatATTCAAAAAACCTTCTTTCTTCTGCTATTGTTGGTAGTAGTcggagaatttttttctgcacCTGCTATAACTTTAGCTGATTCAGCTGTTATCACTTTACTTGGTGAAGATGCTGATAg ATATGGCCATCAGCGGATGTTTGGAAGTCTTGGATGGGGTTTGGCTATGTTCTTTGTTGGAATTGCTCTTGATCATAGCACTGCATTTCCGGATCACCCTTGTAAACctgatgaaagagaaaaaaattatacaatttgttTTGCAATATTCAGCGTTTTAATGGGTGCCGCACTAATAACAGCGAcgcaaattaatttcaagtatGAATCTACTGAGTATCCACaa gaAGTGATGGGTCCAGCTGAGCCAACGCAGGAAGAAAAACTGCAAAGTCAATTGTCTCAGCAGCTTAATCTTCCTGGACTTCAAGATTCTTCCGCTGCTGTAGATCCTAAACCTCAACCTCCCGAAGGAAAG actAAAATGTTTGCACAAACCACACGAGAAATACCAGAATGGGTGACAGTGTTGAAACAATTCAAGGATTTGAAATGTGCCTCATTTCTTTTCGTCGCGTGGTTTATGGGATTTGGCATAGGATTGATCTTCACTTTCCTTTTCTGGCATCTTCAAGATTACGGTGGTTCACCAACTCTGTTTGGCGTTGCATCAGTAATCAATCACATTTCCGAAATCTTCGCATACTTTTTCAGTTTTAAACTTATTCGACAGATCGGACATGTAAAG GTATTGTGTTTGGGTCTAGGCGGAAATATACTTCGATTCCTTTATATATCTTGGCTTAGAAATCCATGGTGGGTATTGCCCTTCGAGTTCATTCAGGGTATTACACATGCGGCTGTATGGGCGGCATGCTGTAGTTACATCGCCCATAATACACCATCACAGTTACGTTCGAGCGCACAGGGTGTTCTTCAGGGACTTCATCATGGGCTTGGAAGAGGATGCGGTGCGGTAATTGGTGGCATGTTTGTCGCAGCTTatg GTACGACTGCAACTTTCCGAGCGTACGGTCTCATTTGCATCATTGTCCTAGCAGTATTTGTCTTCATCAATTTCTATAGAAAAGATACTGGTTTTGTATCTGAGTTACCGCAAACGGAAGATCCGCATCAAGTAGCCGAAGCTACTCATTTAGCACCACATGGTGTACCGAGTAATGCTATACCTAGAGCCCTAAGTTCTACCCGCTTACATGAACTAGCTAATCAAGATGCAGGTTACGGTGCTACTTATCAAACTGCTGGTGGGAATCTGGCCGTACCCGGTGCTAATGGAG GTCCTGGCAATCCAACAAACCCATTCTTAAATGGCGGAGGTGGCGGCGAAGGTGGATATAATTACG ATCTACAATGA